ttggctcaccaaatccatgccaactgtcaAAACCCCACTTAAGATGACCTAATGTTAATCatagtttattctccccatattcccatcaactgcaccTGGATCCTACCATgctcctacacactaggggcaatttgtagTCGCCAATACATCTACTGTTATGCACACctttgatatgtgggaggaaactggagaatccaGAGGAAGccctgcggtcacagggagaatgtacaaactcgcacagtcagcatccatggccaggattgaacccggctcactggagttgtgaggaagcagctctactagctgcaccgctGTGCTGCCCATCATAAAATTTGGACAGGGTGTGAAACTTGGCAAAGTCATAGATAGTGATTAGGATATTTACTATGGGCGTCAGGGTAACACAAACAAGATGCAGAAACTCATTGGAAGGATCTTGCCATAGAATAGAATGAGGGCTATTATGAGAGGTTGATTAAGGAAACATAGCTTATTATAAATTTGCAAAACATTTTGAGATTTGTAGATGAAAAGGAAAATCTTGATGTCCATACATTCAAATCCATAAAGATGCCCAGCAAGTtcaaaatgtgatttttaaaaaaaaacatcattttCCAGTACTTGTAATTAGAGAAACAGACTATATAAACAAAGTGGTCATGCTGGACCTTAATAATGAATAATTAGGCATAAATCGGGAGTATTGTGGAAAATTCTGAGCaccaggaaggatgtaaaggcagAGAGCATTTACCTGGACATTACCAAGGACGAAGAACTAAAGTTTTGAGGAGAACTTGGAAAAGTTCTCCTGGGAACAGGAAAGGTTAAAACATCACTTAATAGATGTTTTCATAATGATGACTGGTTTCTCTCTACTCTGATATAGAGGGAAGACTAATGTATTGTTTTCACTCGAGATTTGTTGGAATCTGGACTCAGAAAACATTGCAAGATAATTCtgtaaataatttcaaaaagGAGTTCTTGAGCAAAATAAATTTACAGGATTTCAGTTAAAGATGGGACTAACCATGAGTGCACTTACAAAAAGCAAGCACTTACAAAAAGCGAACACTTAGGGGACAGATCGAAAGTTTCTTCTATAGGCACAATTATTCTACGGCTGTAAGAAACTTTTTTAGTGACATGGAGACTGGTATTCAGATGATACACCAAGCTCTTGGTTTGTGGGAGCCTTGACCGTTCTTTCACCCAACCGCCGCACAGTTTCAGATTTGAGCAGGATGATTGTATTTTGGAGTcctggctgagttcctccttcCTCACTCCAGGATTCATAAGAGCCATTTGTCCTGTTCTTTCCCCAGAATAGGACCTCACACACCAATAGGTCTGAGGTattatctaaaatgaaaacattaaaaacttGGAAGTAGTTGACAGATCAGGCAGTCTgtacaaagggaaaaagagaattaACATTCTCATCAGAACTACTCATTAAATAATCATATTGAGGAAAAAGAGAATGAGGCAATATTTGTGTGATGATTTATTTGACATTCAGATTAATAAGCCAAATATTTCCAGaaccattttaatattcattgttTGTGTCTTTTATTCCTTTTAGTTCGAGAACACCTCATTTGCCAACGATGGGATCACAATGGATTATGGAGATACTTACTGTTCAGAATTAGACGAAACCCCACAGTATTTCCATAAGATTATTGTGCCAATAGGTTATTTCTTGGTCTTCCTGTTAGGGACCATTGGAAACAGTCTGGTGTTGCTGATACTGTTGCGTTACAAGCATTCGAGATCGCCAACCGACAGTTATTTACTACACCTGGCAGTGGCTGACCTCCTCCTGGTCCTGGTCCTACCCTTCTTTGCTATTGAGAGCATTTTTGGGTGGTTGTTTGGTACAGTCCTTTGCAAAGTACTAGGTTCTATCCACAAACTCAACTTCTTCTGCAACAGCCTACTGCTGGCATGCATCAGCATTGACCGCTACATGGCGATTGTCTATGCAGTTCAGACACACAAAAATTCCAGAGCCAAGTATGTCCACCTGATCTGCTCAGCTGTTTGGGTGACAGGtttcattctacaaattcctAATTTAATTTTCTTGCAAGTTGAGGCTATGAATAATGAAAATGAAACCAAATGCACCTACACATCAGCTGCGGCCCATGACTGGCTGCTGGCTGAACAATTTTTATACCATGGAATTGGCTTTACCTTACCACTCACAATCATGTGCTACTGCTATGCAAAGATAATCAGTACATTGTACAAGACCCAGAACTTTGGGAAACACAAAGCCATTAAAGTTGTGGTAACAGTCACTGTGATGTTTTGCATTTGTTGGGCCCCCTACAACGTGGCAAAGTTCATAAAGACTCTGCGGAACCTGGATGTGATTTCTGCAGATTGCAGTTTCTACAAGAAGCTCACGTTTACCATCGTGGTGTCGGAGAGCACCGGATTCATCCACAGCTGCCTGAACCCAGTCCTTTATGTGTTCATTGGGGTGAAGTTCAGAAAAGACATCCTGAAAGTTCTCAGAGAACTGCACTGCATCAGTCAAGCAACCTTGGAAAACTACCTTCACAAGAAACATGCTGAGAGGAGTAGGAACAGCTCTGTGTTTGACAATACCACTTCCTGGTCCACTCTTTAAATATGCCAGTAACCACAAAACAAACAAGGAAATGGGGAGGgtctatataaaaaaattagTAATGAATTTCACTATAAGTGTTATGGGGGTAAATAGAGAGAGCGTCAGAATAAGTAAGTCACTTATCTTTGGCAAGTAGATGCCTAAATGGGATAGAAGCCTAAATGGTTATAAAAATCAATAAAGGGCAAGTTAACAAAGTCATCAAAAGCACAAAATGATGCTCAGGGAATTGGAAATAGAAAGCCTGGGAAGTTATTTTCAAAATTTATGTAAAACCTTGATTTGACCACACTTGGACCATGCACAACTATTGCCATCATATTACAGAATGGTGCTGGGGAAACTACAAAAATAATTCACATGGGTGATATGAGAACTTGGACATTGTAACTATTAAGCAAGAATGAACAAATGTTGATGTTTTTGCTGGATAAGAGAAGGTTGAGGAGGTGGCTTGCATAGGTGTCCAGTAGTTAGGGGTCATATCTCGCACAAAAGGAGGGCGTTTGTCGTTGTCATAAGTCAATCATCTCAGACCCAGGACATTAGAggagagttcctcagggcaaacCATTTTTAATTGGTTCTTCAATGACTTTCACACCTTCATAAGTTCAGGAGGGGGGCCATGCACAAAATGAAGCAGCTTATGCCTATGTGTATCAAGAGCTTGACAGTATTCAGGCATGAGCAAAGAAGTGACGggagtgaacatctccaataAAAGAGAATCTCAgcacttacccttgacattcaatggcatcaccatcattattctccacttacctggatgagtgtttctctaacaacattcaagaagacTGGCACCAACCAAGGTAATCAGTCTGCAAATTGATTAGCAAAATTTGATAGCAAAAATTCATCTGCAAAAGATTAGCACCCTATCGAGCACCCTATGCTTTCACTCCCACCATTTTTGGCCTATGTGGTTGCattgtgtaccatcaacaaaaatGCATTGCTATTCTGATAGCCTCCCTACCTTGCTGTCTCTTCCACGAAAATGGAAAGGGCCAACaggtgcatggggacaccaccacttgcaggtctgttccaagtaaacacctttgtcacccagaaatatttcaccattctttcatcatcactagGAATTCTATATTCAATAGCAAATGCAACTCACTTCAACCTTCTTAAAGGCAGTTAGGAGTGGGCAACAGacactggtcttgccagcaacacccacacacCATAAATATCCTgtcttttaaagaaaatgttttgaaaaataactattaaatctgcttccaccatcttttcaggcagtgcTTACCAGATCATTATAATTAATCACtcactggattaaaaaaaaattctcttatctgtaaaaaacataagaaacaggagttgAAGTAAACCACATGATCCTACGTGTCTGCTCTCTGTTtgacaagatcatggctggttttcTTCAGCATATTCCTTCTTGAACTTCCCAATTCCTTGGATTGtaaaaatttatcaatctctgtcttggatGCATGCATTGCCTGAACTTCCACATTCCTTTGGGGTGAGAAATTCCAAAAACTCGCAAATGTCAGAGTGAAAAAATTCCTCTTGACCTTTGCATTAAATGTTCAACCCCTTATCCAGAGAAGGGCTCTTGCTTTGTATTCTCCACCAACCTCACAGCATCCAACTGGTCAAGCCAgtttattttaatgagatcacttccCAGAGAACATAGGTTCATTCTCCTCAATTTCTCCTTATAGGATTGGCCTTTCATACCAGGAGTTTACCTTGCAAATCTTTGTTGGACTACATTGCATCCTTCCAGAGAAAAGGACAAAGCTTGGTCTCACCAAAGGCCTGTACAATTGAACcaagacttctttactcttgtattctagctcttgcaataaaggcttcATTACCATTAGTCttgctaattgcttgctgcattttTATATGGACTTGTCATCCATGTACAAAGAAAATTGGAAAAGACTGGTCTCTAtttgaataaaaatattctgtttttcttcttcttcctaacaAAATGGTTAACCTCACATTCTACTTTTCTGCCATCATCTTGGTCACCTGCATAACCTGTCCACACCTCTGAGTCCTCGCAGATTACTTTGCCACTTGTATATTGTCAATAAATTTAGATATTTTATAGTTGGTTTCTTTCTCTAAGTCTCCAAGACGTTAATGCAGATAAGAGCTGAAGTTCAAACATTGGTTCTTCATTGATTATGTTCCTTCTCATAAAACCAAGTTAACTgcataattgtgttttttctaaGTGACCTGGTACCAGTTCCTGAAAAATGGATGAGCATTTGATCCCAAGCTGACTGGCCTGTGAtaccctgttttctttctccctcatttcttTTGAATACATGTATTATAGATACAGTTTTCTATTCCACTGCAGCTCCTCTAGAGTCTAGTGAATTTTGTTTGATCATGACCAGTACATCCACTATCTCAACCCTAAGATGCAGgacatcaggcccaggggattcaTTGGCTTTATATTTCATCAGTGTTTCTTGCACTATTTCATTGTGAACATTAATTACTTCCCTCACTCTTATCAGTCCTTCAGTGCCCTGCtacatctgaaatatttttgtaCCCTCAGCTATGAATATCAATCAAAAATACCTGTTAAACATCTCAGCAATTTACTTACTCTCCCATCAAAATTTCTCTACCTCTGTGCTTTACTTTgtaatttctccacctctgtgcTTTCCTATACTTTCCTTCATACTCTTTCTTTTTATATCTTTAGCTCTTACAACCAgttcaacacacaagatgctgcaggaacttagcaggtcaggcagcatttatggagagaaatggacagtccatgttttgagtcaagactcttcatctggacccgaaatgtagactgtccatttctctccatagaatgctgcctgacctaccctgttcctccagcaccctgtgtattgttccaggttccagcttctgcactctcttgtgtctccttattacAACCTGTTcacttggttcactaatgtccttgaggagaggaaatctgccgtccttaccccGTCTATATGAGACACAACAGCAATGTGGATGACTTTTAAAATCTGTCTGAAGTGGCCTAGCAAGCTATCTGTTTGGGCAGTTGGGGATTGACAATGATGAAATGATGCCCACACCCCcccaaaaaataaatgaacaggaAAAAGTAATTCTTAAAAAAATCCTACCAATGCTTAGACTCGCTACTTTGCAACATCATACGCCAACTTTCAATCTAATACCAACTTTAAATTCTTTAATTACCATGCTTttgaaatggagttaatatttctcAAAGGAAGGTAATTTTATTAAGAATTTTCAAATAGTTCTTTATAACCTACTTTTCTCAATCGACTTTAAATCAACTTGCTCCCTTATTTATGTAATtgactttatttaaaatttaaaatctaattttGGATACAAGTATGTCACTATCAAACATAGTGCTAAACTCATTCTTCCTCAGAAGATCCTTTAACTCTCAGATTACTAATTATATCTCTCTCATTACATAAGAAAACAAATATGAATCCTCTGTTCTCTGATTCCAACTTTGTATTGTTTATAAAAGAAACTATTTCCAATGTATTCCGTGAGTGCACCTCCACAGGATTATTTTCTTAGTCAATCACAGGGAAAAGGTACGAAGATGTATTTTGCACCACCACTCCCTATGGGACTGTGATTTTGGTTAACACCTTCCTCACTGAACTGTGGACACATAAACTATTCACAGATGATCTGAGACACTCAGAAGTAATGAGTGGCACCCCAGAGATGACTGCCTCTCCTCCCTCTGCTAATCAAAGAACGGGAGAAATATATTCAGTCCCTTGAGCATTTTTAAGCATTCAATTGGATAATGGTTTATGCATACCTCCCATTATCTGCCTTGATTTTGTAACATTTAAAGCTTTTGCCTAACAAAGATtgtctcagttttaaattttGCAGTTGATGCCTTGCCTCGATAAATTCAGGATTTTTACAACTACTTTGTATCAAAAACTATTTCCTGATCTCATTCTTTGTTCTTAATTTAAGGATATGCCTCCAGTTTTGGATCCCTCCATAACTGCAAATAACAGATCTATTCTTTATCTTCTTTTAATCATCTTAAGCACTGACCTCCCCAACCTTATGTACTCAGAGGTTAAGTCAATGCAACTTGTCTCATAAATTAACCCTTTCGGCCTTAGTATTCttattcttgggcagtcccttggaattgaggatgacttgcttccacttgaaGTTTGTgaattctggggggggggggggggggggtgaggttgatgaggccaatataggaactgcagattcttccacagatggggcagaaggtgcctTATGAGTCAGATGGGTGGGCAGTTTGTGGGGTGTTCTGTTTCTTCCACTGTTTATGCAGGGTGTCTGTACATTTGATACATGAGCTTGAGGTTCTCAAGATTTTCccacatgctccttctccactgtaaGTGGttttgggccagagattcccaagaatcagtgggaatgttgaacttcttcaaggaggctttgaaaacatccttgaatcttttcctctgtctgcctggtctTGGAATACAGTGTCTGTTCCGGAAATCTAGTGTCAGATTTGTGAAAAACATGGCCTATCCAGTGTAGCTGAGACTTAgtttcattctggtgaatctgtttTGCACTCATTCCAAGGCCTATAACTTTTCTTAGgatgtggtgcccagaaatgaAGACCTGTGGATGATGGAGTGATAATTTGAAAGAGTGACCTATACATAACATAATGGAAAGGTTGCTGTCACCAAGTATTGTTAGTCAGTCCAGCACCtatttgtttgtgatatacaaacATTCACTCCTTCAATTAGGTTACAACTGTCCACCAATGCACTCCGACAAGAAGTTGTTGAGTTACCTTGAGTTCCATCTAATACTTTATATGTGATGCTTCTGCAGTTGAACAGATGATTGAGAGGTAGTGGAAGAAATGAGCTCCAAATATCCACAGATACAGTGAGAGTACTCTccttcaggtaaaaaaaaatcgtGACTGCTTGTAAATATGCCACAATTTAGGGTGAAAATGATCTCACTAAATGACTGCTCATGACAGTGGAAACCTTTGAAAAGCACACAGACTCTACAGATGCTTCGTAGAACAAATTGGTTAATATCATCACCATCATGCACCCCAAAATGGAACTTCAGTAAACTTGTTGTGAACAATCTTACAGCAGAAAACTGACTGCTCACATTAAGAGGAACTGCCTCGTTGGCAATGAACAAGAAGGGGATTTTTTCTGGCTCCAATGTCTACAATGATCTTTGTGAAAATCTCTTGACGGATATGCAGAATTTTTAATGAATGCAGTATATGTCATGGTTTTTTGTGATTAACCTGTAGCAATAATTGTCATTTGGCCCTGAAGTCACCAGTTCCTGTTGTTGACACATCACAAAATGAAGGAATATGTTGTTTTGCCTGTTTTGAATGTAATATTGCATTGATTGCAAACTGATGGTAAGAATTTGCATATATAGACTATTAGAAACTGCTCAAAGCTTTGCGATTTAAACTCAATCATATATTGTTGCATTGTTGATGGATTTTGTTATTCACTGATAAAGGGCATATCTTACACTGTACAGAGTCCGTTGAATTATTTGTGTACACCTGGACCTCTGTAACTTTGATCTATGTTGCTCATGGATTAGAGACCAGGGGTTCCTCAGTTTGAAATTTCTGCTTTACTATATTTACAAACTTGCATTAATACAGCAACTTTCACAATCTCAGTATGTAATAAATGTAGGGTTAACTTACATATCATAATGTAAAAATATATAGTAgatacaaacaacagaggccccagcacggatccctgcggaacacaactggtcacagacctccagccagaataatatccttccaccactacccagtCTTcaatggacaagccaattctgcatccaaactatcaagtcagCATGGAGCCCAGACATCTTAATCTTCCTgacaacctaccatgagggaccttgtcaaatgccttcctaaggtccatgtagacaacatccactgccctaccctcatcaatcacctttggcACCTCCTAAAAAAACCCAATCAAGTCCGTAAGACATAAACTGCccaacacaaagccatactgactgtccctaattagcccatgttcctccaaatgtgaataaatcctattcctaaaatcctttccaatagctccTCTACCACTgttgtgaggctcaccagcctataatttcctggattattcctattgcccttcttaaacaatgttcatttaaagataaccACTCTTTCCCAGAGGCCATGGGATTATAGATGATCCATGGTAATTATAGCCTGGTTTAGCACAAGGACACTTATCAGAACACTGGTGAAGACTTGATTGACTATTTTCTCCAAATATGTCAatgttattttctctttttaaacacAATACACAGGCTTTGAGTCACCTTCCAACATTCTTTAGACTCTGGAATATTTCCTatagattggagggtggcaaatgtaaccacactattttaaaaaagcagGAAGAGAAAACACAGAATTACAGAGCAGTAGGACAAATGTTGGTTGCGGGGCAAAtgttaaaatcaattttaaaagatGGAATAACAGAACACATGGAATGCATTAATGGAAATGGACAAagtcagcatgttttttttaataaggaAAATCAGGCCTAACAAATCTATTGGCATTTTTCTTAGGATTAaccagtagaatagataaggaagaACTAGTAGATGCGATGTACttagactttcagaa
Above is a genomic segment from Pristis pectinata isolate sPriPec2 chromosome 27, sPriPec2.1.pri, whole genome shotgun sequence containing:
- the LOC127583586 gene encoding C-X-C chemokine receptor type 5 gives rise to the protein MDYGDTYCSELDETPQYFHKIIVPIGYFLVFLLGTIGNSLVLLILLRYKHSRSPTDSYLLHLAVADLLLVLVLPFFAIESIFGWLFGTVLCKVLGSIHKLNFFCNSLLLACISIDRYMAIVYAVQTHKNSRAKYVHLICSAVWVTGFILQIPNLIFLQVEAMNNENETKCTYTSAAAHDWLLAEQFLYHGIGFTLPLTIMCYCYAKIISTLYKTQNFGKHKAIKVVVTVTVMFCICWAPYNVAKFIKTLRNLDVISADCSFYKKLTFTIVVSESTGFIHSCLNPVLYVFIGVKFRKDILKVLRELHCISQATLENYLHKKHAERSRNSSVFDNTTSWSTL